A stretch of the Clostridiales bacterium genome encodes the following:
- the map gene encoding type I methionyl aminopeptidase, with the protein MIDIKSKDEIAHMAEAGKILASCHRELRKIVREGRTTLEIDKFVEKYIRDRGAIPEQKGYMGYPYATCASVNDEVCHGFPNNVPLKDGDIVTIDMVVNLNGWLADSAWSYAVGNISDSAKKLLKVTKDCLYIGIDKAVVGNRIGDIGYAIQTYAESKGYSVVRDFTGHGIGRIMHDDIVVPHYGIPKRGLRLKEGMTITIEPMINVGVYDVTIDDNGWTARTADGKLSAQYEHTIAITKEGPVILTDQDNL; encoded by the coding sequence TTGATTGATATTAAAAGTAAGGATGAGATAGCCCATATGGCAGAGGCAGGAAAGATTCTCGCTTCGTGTCACAGGGAACTTAGAAAAATAGTCAGAGAGGGAAGAACCACTTTGGAAATAGATAAGTTTGTTGAAAAATATATAAGGGACAGGGGAGCTATTCCTGAACAAAAGGGCTACATGGGTTATCCTTATGCTACATGTGCATCCGTCAACGATGAGGTTTGCCACGGTTTTCCTAATAATGTACCTCTCAAAGATGGGGACATAGTAACGATAGATATGGTTGTAAACTTAAACGGATGGCTTGCGGATTCAGCTTGGTCGTATGCCGTCGGCAATATATCGGATAGCGCGAAAAAACTATTAAAGGTTACTAAGGATTGCCTTTATATAGGGATAGATAAAGCTGTTGTCGGGAACCGAATAGGTGATATAGGATATGCAATCCAGACTTATGCGGAATCAAAAGGATATTCTGTCGTAAGGGATTTTACAGGGCATGGTATTGGAAGGATAATGCATGACGATATTGTTGTCCCCCACTATGGTATTCCCAAAAGGGGTCTAAGGCTAAAAGAGGGCATGACGATTACGATTGAGCCCATGATAAATGTCGGAGTATACGATGTCACTATAGATGATAACGGATGGACTGCAAGAACAGCCGATGGTAAACTATCTGCTCAATATGAACACACGATTGCTATCACAAAAGAAGGGCCGGTTATCCTCACTGATCAGGACAATCTTTAA
- a CDS encoding DUF4397 domain-containing protein, which produces MFDFLAYRPMNSYMPKPPGDDPVSFIRIINAYNSSKKIDVYGNGRIFTRSLGQKKFTPYMIIQSRQYRINIYRSGKMSNPAADTIYAFEPDMIYTIAVIGDNKGEIIIIRDTKPSIEKGKSGIRAANLCQDAPMVDMITHDGKYIFNGILYKDTTDYISIAPSKYSFKIKPSGSDVSIYTIPIRDIRQDWNYTFYIVKPLSVLMLIDGNTYIKKAKQEAKS; this is translated from the coding sequence ATGTTTGATTTTCTAGCATACAGGCCGATGAATTCATATATGCCAAAACCCCCTGGGGATGACCCTGTATCATTTATAAGAATTATCAATGCTTATAACAGCTCAAAAAAAATCGACGTATACGGGAACGGCCGTATTTTTACAAGATCACTGGGGCAGAAAAAATTTACACCATATATGATCATACAATCAAGGCAATATAGGATAAATATTTACCGTTCAGGCAAAATGTCAAATCCTGCAGCCGATACTATATATGCTTTTGAACCTGATATGATTTATACGATAGCTGTTATAGGTGACAATAAGGGAGAAATTATTATTATACGAGACACCAAGCCATCTATAGAAAAAGGCAAATCAGGCATAAGGGCAGCGAACTTATGCCAGGACGCCCCGATGGTCGATATGATAACGCATGACGGGAAATATATATTTAACGGCATACTTTACAAGGACACCACCGATTATATAAGTATTGCCCCGTCTAAGTATTCATTTAAAATAAAGCCATCTGGATCAGATGTTAGTATCTATACGATACCCATAAGGGATATACGCCAGGATTGGAACTATACATTTTATATCGTAAAGCCCCTGTCTGTTTTAATGCTTATCGACGGAAATACTTATATAAAAAAGGCGAAGCAAGAGGCCAAAAGCTAA